DNA from Pelagibacterium nitratireducens:
CGAACTCGGCGACCCCGGCCCGGGCCATGGCGCGGGCGGCGATCTCCTCGTCGCCGCTCTGGCTGTCGGCGGCCCACAGGCCCTGATGGGGCAGGCGGCCGAGCATCACCACGTCATGAACGTCAATGGGCTGGTCGGTGCCGGCGGTCTGTTCGACCAGGGCGGCGACGCGGGCGCGCTCCCGGCGCCGCAGGGCGTGAAAATCGGCACCCGCGAATTCGATATGGGCGCGCGCGCCCGGCTCGAAACCGAGGATCACCCGTAGCAGCGAGGATTTGCCGGCGCCATTGGGGCCGATCAGCGCGTTGAGACGGCCTGGCTGGAGGGCAAAGGATACATCATCGAGGATGGTCTTGCCCTCGAGGGTGAGACTGGCGCTTTGAATGGCAAGGCTCATGTGGCCCGCCTGTTGCGCAAGAGGATAAGGAAGAAGGCCGGGGCGCCGATCATGGCGGTGACGATGCCGACAGGCAGCTCGCGCGGGTCGAAGAGGGTGCGGGACGCCGTATCGGTCCACACCATGAAAACGGCCCCGGCCAAAGCCGCGAGCGGGAGCAGATGGTGGTGGCGTCCGCCGGCGACGAGCCGCACCGCGTGGGGCAGGATCAAGCCGACAAAGCCGATGGCGCCCGAAATCGCAACGAGAACGCCGGTCAGAAGCGCGGTACCGCCCAGCATGACCCAGCGGGTTCTTTCGACATCGATGCCCAGCGCGCGGGCGGCGGTATCGCCGAAGACGAATCCGTCGAGGATACGGCCCGAGGCGATCAATGGCGCGCCCACGGCGGCCAGCGCCACAAGCGCCAAACCTGTATCGGACCAGCGGGCGCCGGCCAGCGAGCCCATCAGCCAGGACAGAATTTCGCGGTAGGAATCCCCGGTCGCCGTCCAGAAGATCAGAAACGAGGTGAGCGCGGAGGCGAGCGCGGAAACAGCCAGCCCGGCGAGGATGGCGCGCGACGCGGTGATGGCGCCGAGCGAGCGGGCCAGCCCCAGCGTCAGTCCCATGGCGACCAGGGCACCGATGAAGGCGCCGACCGGCAGGAGCAGCGTCGCGCCGATCAGCATCATGGAAACGGCACCCACCGAGGCACCGGACGAAAGGCCGAGGAGGTAGGGATCGGCCAATGGGTTGCGCGTCAGAGCCTGCATGACGGCACCGCAAATGGCCAGCCCGGCACCCACGGCAGCGGCAGCGAGGACGCGCGGCAGGCGCAATTCCCAGACGATCCCCTCGCGCAGGCGCGAGACCGGGTTTTCGGCAATAAGACCGAGTTTGTGGGCGATCACCGCCCAGACTTCACCGGGGGAAATATCGGCAGGGCCGATGGTGACGGCGATGACGAGGGAAGCACAAAGCAGTAGTGCCAGCCCCGCCAGCCCGGCCTGAAACTTCAGCCGCCGCAGGGCGGCGGGCGTGAGGGCGGACAGGCCGAGCGGGGCGGCGACCATTAGAGAGCTTTCCTTCGACTGTTCCCAACCCGCCGCGCTGCCCCGGACCTGATCCGGGGTCCAGCAGCGCCAATCGAAACTCCAGCGCCCGAGGCTGGCTCACATGGGCCCCGGCTTTCGCCGGGGAAGCGAAGGAGGGGAGTCATGGGTTCAGATCCAGCCCCTGAAGTTGCCGGGCCAGATCGGCGGTGGCGGGGATGGAGCGTATGCCCGGTTCGGCGGCGGGGAACGGGATGATGATGTAGCGCTCGTTCTGGACGGCGCTCAGGTTCGCGGTCGCCGGATTGTCGTTGAGGAGGGTGATCTTCTGGGTGACCGAATTCCATGCGGCGTCGACAAGGATCATCACGTCGGGGTCCTCGTCGACAATGGCTTCCCAACTGGCAGAGGTCCAGGTGTCTTCCACATCGGCAAAGATGTTGGCGATGCCCAGCGCCTCCATGGTCATTTGCGGGCCGCCCAGGCCGGCGCCGACATAGGGGGTGGAGGTGGCCGAGGAATACCAGACGCCGGTCAGGTTTGAGGTTGGCTTGATCTCTTCGAGCATTGTGCGCTGCTCGGCGACAAGTTGGGCGGCGCGGTCCTCGACATCGAAAATGGCGCCCATTTCAACGATCTGGTCGAACACATCCTCGAACGAGAGCTTTTCGGGGGTACCTTCCGAGCGACAGGCGGTGGGGGCGACATAGGTGGCAACGCCGAGCGCGTGCAGGCTGTCGCGCGTCCCTGCCGCATCGGCGGCAAAGCTCGATTCCCAGCCGCCATAGACAAAATCGGGCTCGGCTTCGAGCACCACTTCCTGGGAGGGAACGCGATCGGCAAGGACGGTCAATTGGGTGTCCGGCGCCCATTGGTCGGGGACCGGGCCGTCCTGAAAGCCGACGCCGAAGATTTTGTCGCCAAGTCCCAAAGCCAGAAGCAGTTCGGTGGCGGTGGACTTGATGGTGACGACCCGTTCGGGCGGGGCATCGAAGGTTACCGTGGTGCCGCAGTTTTCGATGGTCAGGGGGTAGTCGGTGGCGAGGGCGGGGGTTGAGAGGGCCGCGGCGAACAAGAGACCGGAAAGTGCCGCAATGGCCATGGCCCCTCGTTCCTGCCAGAGAAGCGAAGGACGAAAAGTCGTGCCACGCCCCCAGCTTGTCACCCCGGCCTTGAGCCGGGGTCCAGACAACGGCAGCGTTTGCGATTTTGCCGGGGCGCTGCCGTTTACTGGACCCCGGGTCGAGCCCGGGATGACGGTGGTGTTTGGGGCAAAGGACGTGACACCGCTCATTTTACCTTTTCCTTTTTGCCCGCCATCTCGTGGATGGCCGCGTCGTAGCCCTGCTTGTAAGCCTCGGTCGACCCGAAGCGGAACATGTCGTCTTCGCCCAGCCGGGCCAGGGTCTTGGCGCCGGGGCTGTCGAGATCGATGACCAGCTTTGCCAGGCCCCGCGCTACCGCGACGGGCATGCGCGAGGCCTTGCCCTTGACCAGATCGGCCGCGGCGGCGAGCTCGTCGGCAAGCACGGTGACCGTTACGTTCAATGGCCGGCCATTGGCATCGACGCCACCGCGCAGATCATCGACCAGTTGCACGCCGGCTGCGCCTATGGCGGCGTCGGTCTGGCCGACGCGCCAGGGGCGACCGAGGGTATCGGTAATGATGAGGCCGAGCCTCTTGCCGGTCTTTTCGCGCAGGGCGCCGCAGAGCGCCCGGGCAGAAGCGTCGGGGTCGCGCGGCAGGCGCAGAGCGAGGCCATCGGGGACGTTTGAGGTGTCGAGCCCGGCGGCGGCCATCACCAGGCCTTGCCGGGTTTCGACAATTCTGGTGATCCCACCGGGATGGGCGCGCTCGGCGACGATGCGGACCGTATCTTCCTCGATGGCCATATCGCGCGCCGCGATAGGCACCTGCATGCCTTCGGCCTTGGAGACGATTTTGGAGGTGACGATCAGGATATCGCCATCGGCCAGCGCAGCGTCCGGATCGGAGGTGGCCATTGTGTCGATGGCGTTCGAAATCAGCGCCACCAGATCGTCACCTGGCCCGATTTCGGGGATGCCCTCGATGCCCCAGAGTGTCAGACGATCGGCCATCAGCGCTTCTTGAGTTTGGGCAGCACTTTTTCGGCGAAGACGTCGATCCATTCGCGCTGGTTGCGGCCCACATTGTGGAGATAAATGCGGTCGAAGCCGAAATCGGCAAACTTCTGGATGTGTTCGAGGTGCTCTTCGGGATCGGGCGAAATCACCATTCTTCCCTTGAAATCCTCGGGCCGGACCAGCTTGGCCATCTGCTCGAAATCGAAAGGAGAACGGATATCGGCCTTGGGGAATTTCATGCCGCCATTGGGCCATTCGGTCATGGCGTTGGCCAGTGCTTCTTCGTAGGTCTCGGCCCAGCTCAAATGGAGCTGGAGCACCTTGGGCATGGCGTCGGGGTCCTTGCCGGCCTCACGGGCGCCCTCGGAAAATTTTTCAAACAGCATCTCGATCTTGCCGAGTGGAGCGCCGACCGTGATGATGCCATCGGCAAATTTTCCGGTCTTTTTGGCGTTGAGCGGTCCGGCGGTTGCCACGAGAATTTCGGGCGCGGTTTCAGGCATGGTCCACAGCCTTGTGGATTCCATACGATAATAATCGCCCTTGTGTTTGGTGTCCTTGCCGGCAGCCGAGTTCTCGAACAGCTTCTTGATGATCTGGACGGCCTCGAACATGCGGGCGGAACGTTCGCCCACATCGGGCCAATACTGGGCGAGGAAACTTTCGTTGAGGGCCTCGCCTGCCCCTACCCCGAGCCAGTGGCGATTGGGATACATGGCGGCAAGGGTCGCCGAAGCCTGCGCCACCATGGCAGGGTGCCAGCGGAACGTGGGGGTGGTGACGCCGGGGCCCATATCGCCCCTGGTGCGCTCGCCGATGGCGGTCAGAACATTCCAGACGAAGGCCGACTGGCCCTGCTGGGGCACCCAGGGCTGGAAATGGTCGGCAGCCATGGCGCCGTTAAAGCCCCTTTGCTCGGCATATTCGGTCAGTTCCACGCAATCGCGCGGATGGAACTGCTCGAGCATCACCGCATAGCCGATCAACCCTTCGGGTCCGGATTTGAAAACGGACATCGACGCGACTCCCCTTGGCTTTGCGATCAGTCAATCACAAAGGATAAAGGAGCAACAGAGGGGATTTTGACCTTTTGGTAAAATTTTCTCCGTGGCATACGGCCTTATTCGTGGAAGGCTCCGACCTTGCGCATCTCGCCGAGCATACAGGCATCGGCCACCAGTTGCAGCGGGGCAATATCGACGTCGCTTTTGCCCTGCGCCAGAAGTGCGGCGAAATGGGCGTAGATGCCGTCATATTCGGTATCGTCGGCGGCCAGTTGGGTATCACCATCGATGCGCAGCACAGCGCCGCCGCTGGAGAGTTCGAGCAGCCCGGCATCGGTTCGGACGGTGATATCCCAGGTTTGCGGGCCTTCCTGGCGCCAGTCGAAATCTGCGGTGACCAGATGGCCGGTGACCGCAATAAAATCGATCTTCGCAGCGATGGGGGTCTGGCGGTTTTCCGGGACTTCAAGCACCGCGCCGGTCACCAGAACGGGTGCGGGGAGCATGTGGCTGAGGATCGAGAGCGCATTGATGCCGGGATCGAAGACACCCATGCCGCCGGGCTCCCAGATCCAGTCCTGACCGGGATGCCAGCGGCGCACATCCTCGCGCCAGACGATATCGACGCTTTTTATGGTCTTGTCGGCCAGCCAGGTGCGGGCCGGTTCAACGCCCTGTGCGTAGCGCGAGTGCCAGGTGGCAAACAGGGTAACCCCGTGCTTTGCTGCCAGATTTTTGAGCCATTCGACTTCGGCCACCGTGGCACCGGGCGGTTTTTCCAGCAGAACATGCCGGCCGGCGCGGATGGCGGCCTCAGCGTATTGACGGCGCACCTGTGGCGGCGTGCACAGAGCGACGGTGCCGATATCGGGGCGGGCCGCGAGCATGTCATCGAGCGCTTGGAAATGGTCGACGCTTTCAAGCTCCGCATTGCGCGAGACAATGGCGGCCAGTTCGAAATCGGGATTTTTGGCAATCGAGGGCAAATGCTGGTCGCGGGCGATCTTGCCCAGACCGACAATGGCAATCTTGTGGGTCATCAATGGGAATCCTTGCCCACCGCACTGCCGCGCGCGCCTTTGAGAAAATCGAAATCGGCGCCGGTATGGGCCTGATCGACGTGATCGAGGAACATCTTTGCGTAACCCGATTGCGGCTGATCGGGCAGCGGGCTCCAATCGGCCAGCCGGGCGGCGATCTCGGTCTCGGGGACATCGAGATGGATGGTGCGATTGGGCACGTCGATGGAAATCATGTCGCCATTGCGGACGGCTGCCAGCGGACCGCCCACCGCTGCCTCGGGGGAGGTGTGCAGGATCACCGTGCCATAGGCGGTGCCCGACATGCGGGCGTCGGAAATGCGCACCATATCCTTTATGCCCTTGCGCAACACCTTTGGCGGCAGGCCCATGTTGCCCACTTCGGCCATGCCGGGATAGCCCTTGGGGCCGCAATTTTTGAGCACCATGACGCAGGTCTCGTCGATATCGAGCGCCTCGTCGTTGATCTTTGCCTTGTAGTCGTCGATGTCCTCGAACACCACGGCGCGGCCGGTATGAACCATCAGGTGCGGGCTGGCGGCCGAAGGTTTGAGCACACAGCCATTGGGCGCAAGATTGCCCTTCAAAACCGCGATGCCACCATGGCTGGTGAGAGCCTTGTCGACCGGCCGGATCACGTCCTCGTTCCAGTTGCGGGCGCCGGCGACTTCCTCGCCCATGGTGCGCCCGGAAACGGTCAGCGCATCGCCATGGAGCTTTTTTCCGTCGAGCAGGGATTTGAGCACTACGGGCAGGCCACCGGCGTAGAAGAATTCTTCCATCAAATATTTGCCCGAGGGCATCAGATTGACGATTGTTGGGATATCGCGGCCCAGCCGGTCCCAATCGTCGAGCCCGATATCGATCCCGACACGCCCGGCCAGGGCCAGCAGATGGACCACGGCGTTGGTCGAACCGCCAATGGCGCCATTGGTCATCATCGCATTTTCGAACGCTTCGCGGGTGAGGATATCGGAAGGTTTGAGGTCGTCTTTCACCATATCGACGATACGGCGGCCGGTGAGTTGCGCCATAACCCGGCGGCGGCTGTCGACGGCGGGGATTGCCGCATTGCCCGAAAGCGCCATGCCCAGTGCCTCGGCCATAGAAGCCATGGTGGAGGCAGTGCCCATGGTGTTGCACGAGCCCGAGGACCGGCTCATGGCCTGTTCGGCTTCGAGGAAATCCTCCTGGCTCATTTCGCCGGCCTTGATCGCTTCGCTCATCTGCCACAGCGCGGTGCCCGAGCCGACCCGCTCGCCCCGGAACCAGCCATTGAGCATGGGGCCGCCGGTGACAACGATCGAGGGAATGTCGGTGGAGGCCGCGCCCATCAGAAGCGATGGGGTGGTCTTGTCGCAACCGACCAGCAGGACGGCGCCATCGATGGGCTGGCCGCGCATCACCTCTTCCACCGCCATGGCGGCGAGGTTGCGATACATCATGGCCGTGGGGCGGAAGGTGTTTTCCGAGGCCGAGAACACCGGCACCTCCAGAGGAAAGCCGCCAGCTTCCCAGACGCCGGCCTTTACCTTTTCGGCCAGTTCACGCAGATGCCCGTTGCAGGGGGTGAGATCGGACCAGGTGTTTAAGATCCCGATGACCGGGCGGCCGTCGAACAGATCGTGGGGATAGCCCTGATTTTTGAGCCACCCGCGGTGGTAGATCGTATCGCGCGAGGTGCCGCCATACCATTCCTGCGAGCGCAGCTTGCGCGGCCATTGGGCCTTTTCAAATGCCATTCCCTGCCCTTTCTACAATGATTTGACCGCGACAGGCGCGTCGGCAGGGCGTGTCTTGTCGATGGTCAGGGGGTTCTTGAGCGGCAGTCCGAAGGGGGCGGCTTCGATCTCAAAGATGTCGCCTTCCTGCGTGCGGATGTCGTCGGCAAAGCTCAACGTCGCGGTGCCGAACATATGGACGTGCACGTCGCCGGGCTTGCGGAAGATTTCGTATTTGAAGTGATGGTGCTCGAGATTGGCGAGGGTGTGGCTCATATTGTCCTCGCCCGAAACGAAGGGCTTTTCCCACAGCACAGTGCCATCGCGGACGACGCGGGAGGTGCCCTCGACATGGGCGGGGAGTTCACCGACAAGAATTTCGGGACCGATGGAGGCCGGGCGCAATTTCGAGTGCGCGAGATAGAGATAGTTCTGGCGCTCGGTGACGTGATCGGAAAACTCGTTTGCCAGCGCAAAACCGATCCGGTGCGGAACGCCCTCGTAGGAGACGATATAGATGCCGGCGATTTCAGGCTCTTCGCCTGCATCGAGCGCAAAGCCGGGCGAGGTGATGGGCTTGCCCGGCGCAACTAGGGCGTGGCCATTGCCCTTGTAGAACCATTCGGGCTGCACGCCCGTCTTGCCGCCCACAGGCTTGCCGCCTTCGACGCCCAGCCGGAACATCTTCATGGAATCGGTGACGTTTTCTTCGGCGCCGGCTTTGAGGTGCATGGCGTTGCGGGTCGAGGCCGAACCGAGATGGGTGAGCCCGGTGCCGGTGAGATGCAGGCGCGCGGGATCATCGGGGGTTATGGGCGCCAGAACCCTGCCCTCGGCATAGGCGGCGTCGAGATCGACGCTGTCGCCCAGCCCCTGTTCGGCGATCAGTTCGGCCAGCGCCATATCCCTTGCGATGGCGCGTTTGGCCAGCGCCAGAATGGAATCTGCGCCATTGACGATCCTGGCATTGTCGCCTTCACGCGCCACGACGCACTGGGAACCGCTGGTATGGGTAATCTGGGAGAGCAGCACTTTGATAATTACTCCGGGGATTGGGGAATCCGGCGCACCCTGGGCGCGCCGGAAAGATCAGGCGGCCTTGTTCTTGTTGTAGACGTCGAAGATCACGGCGGCGAGGAGGACAAGTCCCTTGATCATCTGCTGCCAGTCGATGCCGATGCCCATGATCGACATGCCGTTGTTCATCACCCCCATGATGAACGCGCCGATCACTGCGCCGACAATGGTGCCGACACCGCCGGCCATCGAGGCGCCACCGATGAAGACGGCGGCGATGACGTCGAGTTCGAAGGTTTCGCCGGCCTTGGGCGTGGCCATGTTGAGACGGGCCGCGAACACGAGGCCCGCCAGCGCAGCGAGCATACCCATATTGGCAAAAACCAGGAAGGTCAGGCGTTCGGAATTGATGCCCGAGAGTTTTGCGGCCTTTTGATTACCGCCCACGGCATAGACGCGGCGTCCGATGGTGGTCTGCTTGGCAACGAAACTGTAGCCGGCGATAAGCACAGCCATGATGATAAAGACGTTGGGCAGACCGCGCGATGTGGCCAGAAGGTACACCAGGTAGACCACGGCCCCGGCGGCGAGAATGTTGCGGCCGGTGAAGAATGCGAAGGGTTCGTCGGGCGTGCCGTGTTTTGCCTCCTTGGCGCGGGCCCGCACCGAGAGCAGGATGAGGATCGCCGCAGCGGCAACGCCGAGCAGCATCGAAAGCATATGGATGCCCTCGACGGCAAACAGATCGGGGATGAAGCCGGAGGCGATCATACGAAACGAGTCTGGGAACGGGCCGATGGACTGGCCCTTCAAGAGCACCATCATCAGGCCCTTGAACACCAGCATGCCGGCGAGCGTCACGATGAAGCTGGGGATTTTCCAATACGCGATCCAGTAACCCTGAACGGCACCGATGGCCGCGCCGACAGCCAGGCAGATGATGGCCGCGGGCACGAAATGGAGATCGAACTGCACCATCAGGACGGCAGCGAGTGCGCCGACAAAGCCCATGACCGAGCCGACGGAGAGATCGATATGGCCGCACACGATGACCAGCAGCATGCCCACCGCCATGATGACGATATAGGAGTTCTGGAGCACCAGATTGGTGACGTTGGCAGGGCGCAAAAGGATGCCGTCGGTGGCGATCTGGAAGAACACCACGATGGCAATCAGCGCAAACAGGATGCCGTATTCACGCAGATGGGTCTTGAGATAGCCCACAAACACCGACGGGCCGCCGGTTGCGGACGAGGGTTGGGTGAGATCAGTCATTGCGGTGTTCCGTTGATGAGCAGTTGAGGGCGATCATGCGGCTTTTCCGGTCTTTAAAATCATCGACATGATCTTTTCCTGGCTGGCTTCGGCGATGGGCAATTCGCCCACGAAGCGGCCTGCGTTCATGACGTAGATGCGGTCGCAGGTGCCCAGCAGTTCGGGCATTTCCGAGGAGATCAGGACGATGGCTTTGCCCTGGCTCGCCAGGTCGTTGATGATTGAATAAATCTCGTATTTCGCGCCCACATCGATGCCGCGGGTGGGTTCGTCGAGGATCAGAACGTCGGGTCCGGCATAGAGCCATTTGGACAACACGACCTTTTGCTGGTTGCCGCCCGAGAGATTGACCGTTTTCTGGCCGATGCCCGAGCTTTTAATCGCCATGAGCTTGCGATAGCGCTCGGCGACCTCGCGCTCCTTGTGATTGTCCACCACGAGACCGTTGGCGATGCCGTTGAGATTGGCGAGGGGGACGTTGTCACGGATCGGCTGGTCGAGGACGAGGCCATAGGTCTTTCTGTCCTCGGTGGCGTAACAGATGCCGTTCGCTATGGCTTTGGGGACCGAGGAGGTATCGACGGACTGGCCGCGCAGAAACACTTCGCCGGAAATTTTGTCGCCATAGGATTTTCCGAACAGGCTCATGGCCAGTTCGGTGCGGCCGGCGCCCATCAGCCCGGCAATGCCCACCACTTCGCCGGCGCGCACCGAAAAGCTGACATCGTCGACCACCTTGCGCTCGGAATGGATGGGGTGGTGCGCGGTCCAGTTTTTGACTTCGAACAGCACCTCGCCGATCTTTGGTGCGCGGGGCGGGAAGCGGTCGGTCAGGGAGCGCCCCACCATGTCACGCACGATATCGGCTTCGGAAATCTCGGAGGTGTGGCAATCAAGGGTGGAGACCGTATGCCCGTCGCGCAGCACCGTGATACGGTCGGCGACCTGGGAAATCTCGTTGAGCTTGTGGGAGATCAGGATCGAGGAAATGCCTCTTTCCTTGAGTTCGACCAGCAGCTTGAGAAGGGCCTGGCTGTCGGTCTCGTTGAGCGAGGATGTGGGCTCATCGAGGATGAGAAGTTTGACCTGTTTCGAGAGCGCCTTGGCGATTTCGACAAGCTGCTGTTTGCCCAGCCCCAGATGGGTGATCCTGGTGCGCGGCGATTCCTTTAGGGATACGCGCTTGAGCAGATCTTCGGTGCGACGGTAGGTTTCGGTCCAGTCGATCACTCCGTTTTGGGCGCGCTCATTGCCCAGAAAGATGTTTTCGGCGATCGAGAGCAGCGGGACCAGCGCCAGTTCCTGATGGATGATGACGATGCCGCATTTCTCGCTGTCGGAAATGGAATGGAAATGGCGTTCCTCGCCCTCGAAAAAGATCTGGCCCTCGTAGTCGCCGGACGGATAGACGCCCGAGAGCACCTTCATGAGGGTGGACTTGCCTGCCCCGTTCTCGCCAACCAGAGCGTGGATCTCGCCCTGCTCGACAACGAGGTTGACGTTTTCGAGCGCATTGACGCCCGGAAAGCTCTTGGTGATGCCGCGCATTTCGAGAATGGACGTCATGGCGTTCCCGCTCTCTTTTGTTAAGTGTGTGCGGCGGGGCGAAATACTGCCCCACCGCACGGCCTCTGGAGGAGGATTGGTCGATTAATTGGCGATCTGGTCTTCGGTATAATAGCCCGAACCCACAAGAACCTCTTCGAGATTGCCGGCGGTGACCAGCACCGGCTCGAGCAGGTAGGAAGGGACAACCTTGACGCCGTTTTCGTAGGTCTCGGTGTCGTTGATCTCGGGCTCGGCGCCGTTGATCAGCGCTTCGACCATGCCGACCGTCACACGCGCCAATTCGCGGGTATCCTTAAAGATTGTCGAATACTGGTCGCCGGCCATGATTGCAGCAACCGAGGGGAGCTCGGCATCCTGGCCTGAAATGATCGGCATGGGCATGTCGCCCGAACCGTAACCAACCCCGCGCAGCGAGGAGATGATGCCGATGGAAAGCCCGTCATAGGGCGAAAGCACGGCATCGACCTGATCGTCGGTGTAGTGGGCCGACAGAAGGTTATCCATTCGGGCCTGGGCAACCGAGCCGTCCCAGCGCAGCGTTCCGACCGTATCCATGCCCATCTGGCCCGATTTGACGACCAGCGTGCCGTCATCGATCAGCGGCTGGAGAACGCTCATGGCGCCGTCATAGAAGAAATAGGCATTGTTGTCGTCGGGCGAACCACCGAACAATTCGATATTGTAGGGCGCTTCGCGATCGGAGTCTTCGAGCCCGTCGACCAGCGACTGGGCCTGCTGCACACCGACCTTGAAATTGTCGAAGGTGGCGTAATAGTCGACGTTTTCCGAACCGCGGATCAGCCGGTCATAGGCAATCACATGGATGCCGGAGGCGGCGGCGTTTTCAAGTGCCGTGGTCAGCGTCGTCCCGTCGATCGACGCGATAACCAGCACATCGACGCCGCGCACGATCATGTTTTCGATCTGGGCGAGCTGGTTGGGAATATCATCTTCAGCGTATTGCAGATCGGTCTGGTAGCCGGCGGCCTCGAACAGCTCCACCATGGAATTGCCGTCCGAGATCCAGCGGGCGGAGGATTGGGTCGGCATGGAAATGCCCACCGATCCGGCGTCCTGCGCGATTGCGGGCATCGCCGCAAGGGCAGACGTCATCACCAGGGCGCCCAGCCCTGCCAAAATCGATTTCATGAGGTTTCTCCCTGTCAGTTTCGCCCCGGCGC
Protein-coding regions in this window:
- the cofE gene encoding coenzyme F420-0:L-glutamate ligase; this encodes MADRLTLWGIEGIPEIGPGDDLVALISNAIDTMATSDPDAALADGDILIVTSKIVSKAEGMQVPIAARDMAIEEDTVRIVAERAHPGGITRIVETRQGLVMAAAGLDTSNVPDGLALRLPRDPDASARALCGALREKTGKRLGLIITDTLGRPWRVGQTDAAIGAAGVQLVDDLRGGVDANGRPLNVTVTVLADELAAAADLVKGKASRMPVAVARGLAKLVIDLDSPGAKTLARLGEDDMFRFGSTEAYKQGYDAAIHEMAGKKEKVK
- a CDS encoding putative F420-0 ABC transporter substrate-binding protein, which translates into the protein MAIAALSGLLFAAALSTPALATDYPLTIENCGTTVTFDAPPERVVTIKSTATELLLALGLGDKIFGVGFQDGPVPDQWAPDTQLTVLADRVPSQEVVLEAEPDFVYGGWESSFAADAAGTRDSLHALGVATYVAPTACRSEGTPEKLSFEDVFDQIVEMGAIFDVEDRAAQLVAEQRTMLEEIKPTSNLTGVWYSSATSTPYVGAGLGGPQMTMEALGIANIFADVEDTWTSASWEAIVDEDPDVMILVDAAWNSVTQKITLLNDNPATANLSAVQNERYIIIPFPAAEPGIRSIPATADLARQLQGLDLNP
- the araD gene encoding L-arabinonate dehydratase, which produces MAFEKAQWPRKLRSQEWYGGTSRDTIYHRGWLKNQGYPHDLFDGRPVIGILNTWSDLTPCNGHLRELAEKVKAGVWEAGGFPLEVPVFSASENTFRPTAMMYRNLAAMAVEEVMRGQPIDGAVLLVGCDKTTPSLLMGAASTDIPSIVVTGGPMLNGWFRGERVGSGTALWQMSEAIKAGEMSQEDFLEAEQAMSRSSGSCNTMGTASTMASMAEALGMALSGNAAIPAVDSRRRVMAQLTGRRIVDMVKDDLKPSDILTREAFENAMMTNGAIGGSTNAVVHLLALAGRVGIDIGLDDWDRLGRDIPTIVNLMPSGKYLMEEFFYAGGLPVVLKSLLDGKKLHGDALTVSGRTMGEEVAGARNWNEDVIRPVDKALTSHGGIAVLKGNLAPNGCVLKPSAASPHLMVHTGRAVVFEDIDDYKAKINDEALDIDETCVMVLKNCGPKGYPGMAEVGNMGLPPKVLRKGIKDMVRISDARMSGTAYGTVILHTSPEAAVGGPLAAVRNGDMISIDVPNRTIHLDVPETEIAARLADWSPLPDQPQSGYAKMFLDHVDQAHTGADFDFLKGARGSAVGKDSH
- a CDS encoding Gfo/Idh/MocA family oxidoreductase, which translates into the protein MTHKIAIVGLGKIARDQHLPSIAKNPDFELAAIVSRNAELESVDHFQALDDMLAARPDIGTVALCTPPQVRRQYAEAAIRAGRHVLLEKPPGATVAEVEWLKNLAAKHGVTLFATWHSRYAQGVEPARTWLADKTIKSVDIVWREDVRRWHPGQDWIWEPGGMGVFDPGINALSILSHMLPAPVLVTGAVLEVPENRQTPIAAKIDFIAVTGHLVTADFDWRQEGPQTWDITVRTDAGLLELSSGGAVLRIDGDTQLAADDTEYDGIYAHFAALLAQGKSDVDIAPLQLVADACMLGEMRKVGAFHE
- a CDS encoding ABC transporter ATP-binding protein, with the protein product MSLAIQSASLTLEGKTILDDVSFALQPGRLNALIGPNGAGKSSLLRVILGFEPGARAHIEFAGADFHALRRRERARVAALVEQTAGTDQPIDVHDVVMLGRLPHQGLWAADSQSGDEEIAARAMARAGVAEFATRRFSTLSGGEQQRVHIARALAQSPRLLLLDEPTNHLDLSAQIAVMEILRALAREGLTILVTMHDLNLTAAWFDHVVALDRGRVVAQGTPETVIDSAFLARVYGVAATIVPNPASGRPMIAYGP
- a CDS encoding TIGR03557 family F420-dependent LLM class oxidoreductase yields the protein MSVFKSGPEGLIGYAVMLEQFHPRDCVELTEYAEQRGFNGAMAADHFQPWVPQQGQSAFVWNVLTAIGERTRGDMGPGVTTPTFRWHPAMVAQASATLAAMYPNRHWLGVGAGEALNESFLAQYWPDVGERSARMFEAVQIIKKLFENSAAGKDTKHKGDYYRMESTRLWTMPETAPEILVATAGPLNAKKTGKFADGIITVGAPLGKIEMLFEKFSEGAREAGKDPDAMPKVLQLHLSWAETYEEALANAMTEWPNGGMKFPKADIRSPFDFEQMAKLVRPEDFKGRMVISPDPEEHLEHIQKFADFGFDRIYLHNVGRNQREWIDVFAEKVLPKLKKR
- the araD1 gene encoding AraD1 family protein gives rise to the protein MLLSQITHTSGSQCVVAREGDNARIVNGADSILALAKRAIARDMALAELIAEQGLGDSVDLDAAYAEGRVLAPITPDDPARLHLTGTGLTHLGSASTRNAMHLKAGAEENVTDSMKMFRLGVEGGKPVGGKTGVQPEWFYKGNGHALVAPGKPITSPGFALDAGEEPEIAGIYIVSYEGVPHRIGFALANEFSDHVTERQNYLYLAHSKLRPASIGPEILVGELPAHVEGTSRVVRDGTVLWEKPFVSGEDNMSHTLANLEHHHFKYEIFRKPGDVHVHMFGTATLSFADDIRTQEGDIFEIEAAPFGLPLKNPLTIDKTRPADAPVAVKSL
- a CDS encoding putative F420-0 ABC transporter permease subunit, with the translated sequence MVAAPLGLSALTPAALRRLKFQAGLAGLALLLCASLVIAVTIGPADISPGEVWAVIAHKLGLIAENPVSRLREGIVWELRLPRVLAAAAVGAGLAICGAVMQALTRNPLADPYLLGLSSGASVGAVSMMLIGATLLLPVGAFIGALVAMGLTLGLARSLGAITASRAILAGLAVSALASALTSFLIFWTATGDSYREILSWLMGSLAGARWSDTGLALVALAAVGAPLIASGRILDGFVFGDTAARALGIDVERTRWVMLGGTALLTGVLVAISGAIGFVGLILPHAVRLVAGGRHHHLLPLAALAGAVFMVWTDTASRTLFDPRELPVGIVTAMIGAPAFFLILLRNRRAT